From the Rhodobium gokarnense genome, the window CCCTTGCCGATGGTGCCGCAAGAGACATGAAGAGAAGGGTCGGATCTGGACGTGACCGCACACGAACCGAGGATCGTTACGGAGACAGGGCTCGACGCCCGCCTCGCCACGATTGCGGAGCCGGTGATCGAGGATCTCGGCTACCGGCTGGTTCGGGTCCGCATTTCCGGCCAGAACGGTTGCACGCTGCAGATCATGGCCGAACGGCCGGACGGCTCCATGACCGTCGAGGACTGCGAGGCGATCAGCCGGGAGCTTTCTCCGGTCCTCGATGTGGATGATCCGATCGATCGGGAGTATCATCTGGAAATCTCGTCGCCGGGCATCGACAGGCCGCTGGTCCGCGCCACCGATTTCGACCGCTGGTCCGGGCATATCGGCAAGATCGAGATGGAGGTGCCGGTCGATGGCCGCAAGCGGTTCCGCGGCACGATCCTCGGCACAAGCGACGACGGCACTGTCGGGTTGGCGCTCGCCGATCCGGCGCCGGACGGTACCGACAAGGTATGGCTTCG encodes:
- the rimP gene encoding ribosome maturation factor RimP, producing the protein MTAHEPRIVTETGLDARLATIAEPVIEDLGYRLVRVRISGQNGCTLQIMAERPDGSMTVEDCEAISRELSPVLDVDDPIDREYHLEISSPGIDRPLVRATDFDRWSGHIGKIEMEVPVDGRKRFRGTILGTSDDGTVGLALADPAPDGTDKVWLRLEDIGEARLVLTDELIAATLKAEKKRQSEADDDTGAGDAGDTEV